In a genomic window of Rhododendron vialii isolate Sample 1 chromosome 12a, ASM3025357v1:
- the LOC131309993 gene encoding regulator of G-protein signaling 1 isoform X1, protein MPSCAVDGGCPTDYISISISLLSIILLLIWSTSPFLIHKVPLPKGSNFWLPVIQVFASLNLLLSIVMSVNFLKYKKSHWWQSCYLWAVWVEGPLGFGLLLSCRIVQAFQLYFIFVRRRLPPMRSHIFLPLILLPWIAGAALIHIARPLNDRCHMRTQWTIPVVCFHALYVAALVGLTGAIRHIEFRFHELKDLWRGILMSTSSIGIWVVAYVLNEIHDDIEELQVASRFLLLTMASIYVLAFFSISSSQPLVSQMSLRKKDGPDFETMGQALGIPDSGLLVQRESTQVIDPKEPLDKLLPNKRFRQSFMAFADSCLAGESVHFYEEVHELNKIRVDDTVRRLYMARHIIEKYIVPGSTMEVNISYRSRQDILSTADLAQPDLFRNALNELVQLMIMNLAKDYWSSTFFLKFKEEANMWAIDHDLEQATTGWNFSPRLSSVHGIDDPFNQDQPSKDPDHVHDLDLQ, encoded by the exons ATGCCCAGCTGCGCCGTGGACGGAGGCTGTCCCACGGACTACATTtccatctccatctccctcCTCTCCATCATCTT GCTTCTCATATGGTCAACATCGCCTTTTCTAATTCACAAGGTTCCTCTTCCTAAAGGCAGCAATTTTTGGCTCCCGGTGATTCAAGTTTTTGCTAGCTTAAACCTTTTGTTGTCAATTGTG ATGTCCGTCAATTTCCTGAAATATAAGAAAAGCCATTGGTGGCAATCTTGCTATCTCTGGGCAG TTTGGGTTGAAGGGCCTCTTGGATTTGGTTTGTTGTTGAGCTGCCGCATTGTCCAAGCTTTCCAACTGTATTTCATATTTGTGAG GAGGCGCTTACCACCCATGAGATCACATATTTTTCTTCCCTTGATTCTGTTGCCTTGGATTGCTGGCGCTGCGC TTATCCACATCGCAAGACCTCTAAATGATCGGTGCCACATGAGGACTCAATGGACCATCCCAGTCGTTTGCTTCCATGCACTGTATGTTGCTGCTTTGGTTGGCCTTACGGGTGCCATTCGTCACATAGAGTTCCGGTTTCATGAACTCAAAGACCTCTGGCGTGGAATACTTATGTCCACTTCTTCCATAG GAATATGGGTGGTTGCTTACGTTTTGAATGAAATTCATGACGATATTGAAGAGCTTCAGGTTGCCTCAAGGTTTCTGCTCTTAACTATG GCAAGTATATATGTGCTGGCTTTCTTCTCTATATCGAGTTCTCAACCTCTGGTCTCCCAAATGAGTCTAAGGAAAAAGGACGGTCCGGACTTTGAGACAATGGGTCAGGCTCTGGGCATACCTGATAGTGGGCTACTTGTACAGAGGGAATCAACTCAAGTCATAGATCCTAAGGAACCTCTTGATAAACTTCTTCCGAACAAACGATTTCGTCAATCTTTCATGGCATTTGCAGACAG TTGTTTAGCTGGGGAAAGCGTGCATTTCTACGAGGAAGTGCATGAGCTTAACAAGATACGTGTGGATGATACTGTTAGAAGACTTTACATGGCACGACATATCATCGAAAAGTACATAGTTCCGG GTTCGACAATGGAAGTGAATATATCATATCGAAGCCGGCAAGACATTTTGAGCACTGCTGATCTGGCACAACCTGATCTCTTCCGAAATGCACTAAATGAACTTGTGCAGCTCATGATAATG AATTTGGCAAAAGATTACTGGTCATCAACGTTCTTCCTTAAATTTAAAGAAGAAGCCAATATGTGGGCAATTGACCATGATCTGGAACAGGCGACTACTGGTTGGAACTTCTCTCCTCGGTTGAGTTCTGTTCATGGCATTGATGACCCATTTAACCAAGATCAACCTTCCAAGGACCCTGACCACGTTCATGATTTGGATCTACAATGA
- the LOC131309993 gene encoding regulator of G-protein signaling 1 isoform X2, whose product MQMSVNFLKYKKSHWWQSCYLWAVWVEGPLGFGLLLSCRIVQAFQLYFIFVRRRLPPMRSHIFLPLILLPWIAGAALIHIARPLNDRCHMRTQWTIPVVCFHALYVAALVGLTGAIRHIEFRFHELKDLWRGILMSTSSIGIWVVAYVLNEIHDDIEELQVASRFLLLTMASIYVLAFFSISSSQPLVSQMSLRKKDGPDFETMGQALGIPDSGLLVQRESTQVIDPKEPLDKLLPNKRFRQSFMAFADSCLAGESVHFYEEVHELNKIRVDDTVRRLYMARHIIEKYIVPGSTMEVNISYRSRQDILSTADLAQPDLFRNALNELVQLMIMNLAKDYWSSTFFLKFKEEANMWAIDHDLEQATTGWNFSPRLSSVHGIDDPFNQDQPSKDPDHVHDLDLQ is encoded by the exons ATGCAGATGTCCGTCAATTTCCTGAAATATAAGAAAAGCCATTGGTGGCAATCTTGCTATCTCTGGGCAG TTTGGGTTGAAGGGCCTCTTGGATTTGGTTTGTTGTTGAGCTGCCGCATTGTCCAAGCTTTCCAACTGTATTTCATATTTGTGAG GAGGCGCTTACCACCCATGAGATCACATATTTTTCTTCCCTTGATTCTGTTGCCTTGGATTGCTGGCGCTGCGC TTATCCACATCGCAAGACCTCTAAATGATCGGTGCCACATGAGGACTCAATGGACCATCCCAGTCGTTTGCTTCCATGCACTGTATGTTGCTGCTTTGGTTGGCCTTACGGGTGCCATTCGTCACATAGAGTTCCGGTTTCATGAACTCAAAGACCTCTGGCGTGGAATACTTATGTCCACTTCTTCCATAG GAATATGGGTGGTTGCTTACGTTTTGAATGAAATTCATGACGATATTGAAGAGCTTCAGGTTGCCTCAAGGTTTCTGCTCTTAACTATG GCAAGTATATATGTGCTGGCTTTCTTCTCTATATCGAGTTCTCAACCTCTGGTCTCCCAAATGAGTCTAAGGAAAAAGGACGGTCCGGACTTTGAGACAATGGGTCAGGCTCTGGGCATACCTGATAGTGGGCTACTTGTACAGAGGGAATCAACTCAAGTCATAGATCCTAAGGAACCTCTTGATAAACTTCTTCCGAACAAACGATTTCGTCAATCTTTCATGGCATTTGCAGACAG TTGTTTAGCTGGGGAAAGCGTGCATTTCTACGAGGAAGTGCATGAGCTTAACAAGATACGTGTGGATGATACTGTTAGAAGACTTTACATGGCACGACATATCATCGAAAAGTACATAGTTCCGG GTTCGACAATGGAAGTGAATATATCATATCGAAGCCGGCAAGACATTTTGAGCACTGCTGATCTGGCACAACCTGATCTCTTCCGAAATGCACTAAATGAACTTGTGCAGCTCATGATAATG AATTTGGCAAAAGATTACTGGTCATCAACGTTCTTCCTTAAATTTAAAGAAGAAGCCAATATGTGGGCAATTGACCATGATCTGGAACAGGCGACTACTGGTTGGAACTTCTCTCCTCGGTTGAGTTCTGTTCATGGCATTGATGACCCATTTAACCAAGATCAACCTTCCAAGGACCCTGACCACGTTCATGATTTGGATCTACAATGA